ATAAGCCATATTAAAATGAGAAGACATGGAACATAAGAATGCTTAGTTATGACAAAAACGATCACTAGACTGAAAACAAAACAATCCAGTGATCCAATCCAAAATACCTGCCCCAAGATGGTCCATGGTCTGGCTTCAGGATCAAGTCGAACTCGAATAAACTCAGCATCATTTACTATATTGTCAGCTCGAAAATGTTTTAAGTAGTCAACCAAATTCTCAGCAGACTTTAGTTGCAGCATGGATGATGTGGACAAAGGAGTTGATAGGCCAGTTCCTCGctgcagaaaataaaataaacaggGAACAAGGTAACAATGACATTGAATATTTAACAAAGGCAATAATTAGTACATGGAACTAAGAGGGTCCCAGAAAAATGCCTGATCCATCAATACAACACGAAATTCCTCGCATGCTTTCTGTATCCATCCACTGGATTGAGTTGGTCGTGGGCACTCAAAACCCGGTCCACCTTGTAGAAATAACAGGTATGGTAGTGGTTGCTCTTCTTTACCAACTGCAACATCAAGACCAGTAAGGAACAAGACAACACCAACATAATTAGAAACAAACGCAATATACAATGCATTAGTAGGTAGCTTCTAAATTGTGTTTGTGTCTACGTCACGAGTAACCCTTTCCACGATAACTAGTATTTAACGCATTCCTGTAACCCAATTATACAATTTGTATTTtcctctaaaaaataattaaaacgaTGAAACGAcaaataagcaaaaatattggatttcgacctttatttcttcaattttccaaattgaatttttctttcttttgccgTCCATACGCAAGAAATGATTCAACAAGAGCAGACTTTTACAAATACGCCAAAATGAAATCAAAGAAGTACAAGAATCAACTGATGATCAACAAATTACGATTCAGACAAACATTTAATAAAGAATCTTTAAAGTTGGTACCGGCAACAACTTCGCGAGCGAAAACGGTGATCTCTGGAGAGGCATTGCGATCAATAGAGTAATCGAGAGGAACAGTGAAGCGATGGTCGCGAAGACGAAGTTCCGGCACTGAAAACCACTCACCAGTGACGTGTTCCGGCGATGCTTCTCCGGCAGACGCATTAAATCCAGCCATGGAGATGAACCCGCGCCCTGAGTTCTGGCAATGGTAAAAGTGAACTCTAGTCCTAGGAATTAGTGAAACTGTGAAAGGAGATAATAATGAGGAGCATAAGCGAAGTAGTGGAGGTTTTATCAAGAAGGGTGGCGCGTATCTTGACAGCATATTTAGGTGCCCGAGGAATTGATTTTCTGGAGCGGCTTATCTGACACGTGGCGATTGAATTTTGGTGACGTTATCGGATTAATATAAGACTAAAGTGCCCCCCGTTCGAGTATCACGAAATCCAACATACTGACAGAACAACATAAGATTCTTTGACACACACAATTcttgtaacaataaaattttgtttttatatatatagattaaattgttttaaattaagcatataataatatttaattttataataatttattatttttgtatttaaaaaatatatatatatatatatatatattattacctTATTTGTAAtacctaaaataataattattcagaAAATAATAATTGCTGATGGGTCAAGGtccaaataaatgaaaaatctctgctagaagaaaataaataagcaCAAAACTTATTCATCAGCTTAGTTAGtaaatataagaattaaaaaatatatataaaaattatatttatataatacatttaataaaaaaaatcatataatttgaatataaaaaaacataaaatatatatatatgagtttaatatgacatatcgttaataatatatttttaaaaatattataatatcaatcataattttaatactttttataaatctttttattaataattcaaacataaagtatctaattatatattaaatttaatataatataatatataattaagatttaattattataaaaaaattatcaaaaaaaattagatatctaaatgataaaaaattaagttttttattttatatagttatgatgttataattattaatttaaaatctaaaagatatttttatattttataaaatttataaaaaataaaaatattttttaattcataaatttggACCGGCCTATTTAaatatagttattattattcataaaaaagaGCAGTTGAAATcctcttgaaaattttgaggaGTTGTGGGTTATACTTATGTGTAAATTTTATGTTCATACactccccaaaaaaaaaaaaaaaaaaaaaagagaacaaagaTGAGACGacaaataaaattgttgttcTTCCCAAACGTTAACCCGTCTATAAGCCCTTCTATGAGGGTTGGACGGAAAGTTCAGGAGTAGCGATTCTCCTGATTCATCATGAGCTTAACGAAACAAAGGAAACTCCTTATACCCCAGTGTTTCTTCCTTCTCCGTCACCTGTCCGCGGAACCCACTCCCCACGTACCATCAGAAGCACCACCACCTCTACAGGACTCCAAATCATCATTAATAGCCGAAGCCATAAGCCTCTTTCTCCAAACCCCACATAATGAATGGAAATCCTGTTCTCAACTCAATAGCctcctcttttcttcttctcccacTCCTAGTCTTTTCTTCCAAATCAGTCGTGgctttccttcttcttcacAAGCTCTTACTTTcttcaattatatcaaatccAACTCAATTTCACAACACAACACCCAATTACTGTCTTACACCTTTCAGGCCATTTTTGAGCTCGCCAGTCGTGAACCAGATTCACATAACAAGCTCTGTGAACTTTATAAAGAATGCAAAGACCAAAACGTCCCTCTTTCAATCAATGCTGCCACACTTCTGATTCGCCGTTTTGGAAGGGCTAATATGGTTGATCAGTCGCTTCTGGTGTACAAAGAACTTGAGCCCAATGTTAGAAACACGCATATACGTAATGTGTTGATTGATGTAGTATTAAGAGACGGGCGGTTTGATGACGCCCTCAATGTGCTCGAACAAATGCTTCAGCGGGATTCTGAGTTTCCTCCTGATGATGTTACTGGGAATATTGTTTTCTACGCTTTAACAAGAAAGGACCGCATCAGGAGGAATGTGAGTGATGAGGAAATAGTTAGTTTGGTGAATAAATTTGGTGAACATGGAGTTTTTCCCAACATGTTTTGGTTGACACAGATGATTTCCAGACTTTGTAGAAATGTTAAAACATGTTTAGCTTGGAATGTTTTTCATGATTTGATGAAACTGGGTGCTCCTATAGAAGTGGCTCCTTGCAATGCGCTTTTGACTGGTTTAGGAAAGGTTAGAGATTTTGAGAAAATGAATCAGTTATTGTTGGAGATGAAGGAAACTGATATGCAGCCTGATGTTGTGACCTTTGGAATTCTAATTAACTGGTTTTGTAAATCATGGAGAATTGATGAAGCCTTGGAGGTGTTTGAGAAAATGAGTGGAAGCAAAGACGTTGAACCTGATCTGATCATTTATAATACTTTGATTGATGGTTTTTGTAAAGCAGGGAAGGTAGAAGAAGGATTGCGTCTGATGGAAAGGATGCGATCATCAGAGGGCTGTAAGCCCAATGTTGTCACCTACAATTGCTTGATTCATGGGTTTTGTAAAGCAGGCAATATTGAGAGTGGGCAAGAGATTTTTGATCAGATGAAGGAGGAAGGAGTTATGCCAAACGTGATCACTCTTAATAGTTTGATTGATGGCATGTGTAGACATGGAAGAATCAGTAGTGCAGTTCAGTTTTTCAAGGAGATGATGAGGAAAGGCTTGCATGGAAACGCTGTTACTTACAAGACCTTGATCAATGCTTTTTGTAATGTTAACAATATTCAAGAGGCAATGGAATGGTTCCATGAGATGTGTCAAGCTGGATGCTTTGTTGAAGCAACTGTTTACTATGACCTGATCTCTGGTTTGTGCCAAGCTGGAAGCGTGGATGATGCCAGTATTGTATTATCTAAGTTAAAAGAAGCTGGTGTTTGCCCTGACAGTGTGTGCTACAATGTTCTGATTGGTGCGTTTTGCAAGAAGAAAATGTTAGATGAAGCTTACGAGATGTTCAAAGAAATGGAAGCTGCTGAGATTAGGCCAGATTGCATCGCGTATAACACTTTGATTTCCTGTTTTTGTAAAGCTGGAAACTTTTTAACTGCTTGTAGAGTGATGGAAAAGATGCTTAAGGATGATCTTGTGCCTACCGTTGATACATACAGAGCTCTAATACTTTCATATTGCTTACAGGGAAGGGAGGATGAAGCAATGAAGATATTTAGAGACATGACTGAATTGAAGGTTGCACCGAACACTGTGATATACAATGTTCTGATTGACTCACTGTGTAAGAATAATCAAGTAGAACTTGCTCTTTGTCTAATGGATGATATGGAAGTTAAGGGGGTGAAGCCAAATACTGCAACGTTTAATGCCATGTTTAAAGGCCTTCGGAAGAAGAATATGTTGGACAAAGCATTAAAATTGATGGATAAAATGATTGAACATGGTTGTAATCCTGATTATATATCCACGGAGATTCTTACTAAATGGCTCTctaaattcaatgaaaatgaaaaattaaaaaattttgtgccAGGATACAAGGTTCTGTTAGGCCAACATATCACAGAAGACTGCAGAAGTTTGAAGCAATGAAGGTCGTCAAGAGTAGGACAAAAGATAAGAAGAAGCAGATGAGGCAGACAGTAGGAGATATGGCAGGAGGAAGGCATTTAGGGCACCAGAGGAGAACAAAAGATAAGAAGCAGATGAGGCAGGAGAAAAACAGACAAGGCAAGAAGAGAAGGTAAGACAAGAAGAGAATAACATTCACTTTGTGATTAAGATCCTTGTAAGCAGAGTAGCTCTGCAGCATTGATAAACAGGCAGAGCGCTTGGTTATTGTGATCATTGGctgtaattttattctttttaataaaaatattctttttctcaCTGTTAGGACTAACGTTTTTGTCACGCAAGGGCAAGAATTGAGAGGGAAAATGGTTCAAAGGAAGATTAGAGGTGTAAACGAGGCAACCTTGGAAGATTAGGGGACTTTTCAAGCAGTGTTCTCATCATTCAACTATGTGGACAAAGTTGTTGTCTAAGGGGAAGGAATTGTAAGGCCccgattgtagcaataatcacAAAAAACATCGGAAGGATAAAACAATGATGGTCTGTAAGAGGACAAAAGATAAGAAATAGCAGTTGCGACGCATAAAGgcaagagaagagaagagaaaagaaggcgggagtagttttcaaattagtaattttggattgaataataattaataagggAGGGTATCAATTTAAACATGTTAGACATAAGAGAATAACATTCAGCTTGTGATCAAGATCCTTGGGAGCAGACTACGGACATTGATAAACAGGCAGAGCACCTGGGTATTCTAATGGTTGGCTGTTATTCCATTCTTCTCAATAAAAGTATTTTCTCTCACAAATCCAGTGTTTCCTTCCTATAATTTGCTTGAGAATTTGAGTGTTCTATCAGTTTCTGCTGCTCCTGCATGGAGACTGGATGTCGCTGGGAGATTGTAATTCCTGGAAATGCACCTGCAGCCTACTTGCTCTGAATGAGATTAATTCGGCGAACGTGGCCTGAGATGTATGCAATTCAATTTTTACTGTTGTAATACATGAGAAACGATAGAAATCTGATAGTACATTTTctgatttatttaaatattatactaaGGATTATTTGAATAGCTGTaaaccaaaagattttttttaacaagtcAGAACCGTTTCTTTCAAAATAGataaaacctaaatttaatatttgattttataattattatataaaataaattaagaaaaccaaaaaatttcaaactcgTACTCCAGGACTTTGCACTCCTAATCTTTTACCCCTCAAAGTTCCTCTTGGGGCAACCTATTCCCTGTGTCCAGACAAGTTCAcctcacaaataataattattattaccaGGAATTTAGTGAACCCACAGGCGATAGCTGTCTGTTTAATCTTACCCAGTGAAGTACAGTGTAGATGCTTTTAACTTGAATAACAAAGACGCCATATTCATTCAATAGTAAAGTTAATGCAGAATATGAAAGCCATTCTCTGGTTTCTCAGAAGCccacaaaaagttaaaaacagaTGAGCATGTTCTTGATAACTAGCCCATCAATCCAATTAAcgtgaaatttcttttttttttttaataataataaatgaaaaaaaaaaaaagatttcattGCTAAGCTACACTGTTACTTTGCTTTGCTGGTATACGAACTGATTCTCTTTTCCTCTACAAGACTCGCTAATGGACTCAATAGGTTCTACTTTTTTACAAGAAGATCCTGAATAActgtataatttatatttaacaaaaccATTAACATTAATAACGCTGAATTGTCCACCCAATCAGATACCACCGGCGTCGTTAGCAGCGCTGTTTGCAACCCAAGGAAGTCCGAAATTCACCGGAAAATTTTCGGAAATATTTTCTCCAGAGGCGAATCCTTCTAAACCCACAAAGAAATCATCACTAATTCCAACGTCTGAGAACccaagatttttttcttcttcttcatcttctagCATATCTAGTTCTAGTTCTCTCCTTTCGGTATTTGCACTCTGAGGTACAAGCTCTTTTTCCACTTCTAAGGAGGTTGTTggagaagaggaagagaaagtgGGTTTctctgaagaagaagaagaagggggTTTGTTAGAGTCACTagtggtggtggaggtggtggtTTGGCCTTGAGGCGTCACGGGTTTCTGGCGCGTGCTGCCGGCGAGTGAGTTTCGGTGAGTTGGTGCTGGGTGGTTGTGCTCTGCTGTGTATGTTACTATGAACATACCCGGATCCGATCTGTGTCGCTCCACTTGTTTACGGGCCAAACACCCCTTTGAACTGCTACATCTGTAATAACCCCTGTTCAATAAACAAACTATAATTACCCCAACACAATTTTAGGCTCATCAAAAATGGAGATTTCATTTTAGATGCACATATTTGTTGACTTAATGCACTCAATTAAAGACAAACCTTGGATAAGGAGAGCCCTTGATGGGTTTCTGACCATATTTTCTCCATGCCCAAACGTCTGAAGAAAGACCCTCTTCCGGAACTTGGCAAACCCTTTTCTGCTGATTCTTTCTgcagaaaaataataaagaaaagccaaaagttaatatatgtatatctcAGCAAGAAAATGAGACGATTCTCATGTTCTTCTTTCTCAGTAAAAATAGGTACCTTCTTTTGGATCGAGGAGTATTTGTTGTAGAAGAAGTGGTTACAGAGGGAGCCAGAGATCGCTTAGGCTGTTGTTGTAGTTGTTTGACGAATGCTTGGTCCCTGGATGCAGCCATTGATGGAAAAGAAGATATGGGTTTGCCACTAACCACACTACTTTTTGGTGAAATAGGATTAGATTTAGGAAAAAATGGCTTGTAAAGGTCATGCAGCTCTTCGATAGCATTTCTCGCTTCAAAAGGattgattaaagaaaaaagaggagCAGCTTGTTCACAAGtagcaaaagaagaaaac
This sequence is a window from Mangifera indica cultivar Alphonso chromosome 5, CATAS_Mindica_2.1, whole genome shotgun sequence. Protein-coding genes within it:
- the LOC123216979 gene encoding proline iminopeptidase isoform X2 is translated as MLSRYAPPFLIKPPLLRLCSSLLSPFTVSLIPRTRVHFYHCQNSGRGFISMAGFNASAGEASPEHVTGEWFSVPELRLRDHRFTVPLDYSIDRNASPEITVFAREVVAVGKEEQPLPYLLFLQGGPGFECPRPTQSSGWIQKACEEFRVVLMDQRGTGLSTPLSTSSMLQLKSAENLVDYLKHFRADNIVNDAEFIRVRLDPEARPWTILGQSYGGFCAVTYLSQAPQGLRQAFLTGGTPPLGNGCTADLVYKLCFDQVILQNEKYYKRFPQDVEIVRDIVNHLAESEGGGVLLPSGGILTPRVLQTLGLDALGSSSGFERLHYTLERVWDPVIVPGAPKQISYYFLNAVEKWLDFDTNPLFVLMHESIYCQGASSRWAAERIMADYEGKFHPIKAAKGGRPVFFTGESGGENFTNSLIG
- the LOC123215254 gene encoding pentatricopeptide repeat-containing protein At3g61520, mitochondrial-like, with translation MSLTKQRKLLIPQCFFLLRHLSAEPTPHVPSEAPPPLQDSKSSLIAEAISLFLQTPHNEWKSCSQLNSLLFSSSPTPSLFFQISRGFPSSSQALTFFNYIKSNSISQHNTQLLSYTFQAIFELASREPDSHNKLCELYKECKDQNVPLSINAATLLIRRFGRANMVDQSLLVYKELEPNVRNTHIRNVLIDVVLRDGRFDDALNVLEQMLQRDSEFPPDDVTGNIVFYALTRKDRIRRNVSDEEIVSLVNKFGEHGVFPNMFWLTQMISRLCRNVKTCLAWNVFHDLMKLGAPIEVAPCNALLTGLGKVRDFEKMNQLLLEMKETDMQPDVVTFGILINWFCKSWRIDEALEVFEKMSGSKDVEPDLIIYNTLIDGFCKAGKVEEGLRLMERMRSSEGCKPNVVTYNCLIHGFCKAGNIESGQEIFDQMKEEGVMPNVITLNSLIDGMCRHGRISSAVQFFKEMMRKGLHGNAVTYKTLINAFCNVNNIQEAMEWFHEMCQAGCFVEATVYYDLISGLCQAGSVDDASIVLSKLKEAGVCPDSVCYNVLIGAFCKKKMLDEAYEMFKEMEAAEIRPDCIAYNTLISCFCKAGNFLTACRVMEKMLKDDLVPTVDTYRALILSYCLQGREDEAMKIFRDMTELKVAPNTVIYNVLIDSLCKNNQVELALCLMDDMEVKGVKPNTATFNAMFKGLRKKNMLDKALKLMDKMIEHGCNPDYISTEILTKWLSKFNENEKLKNFVPGYKVLLGQHITEDCRSLKQ
- the LOC123217366 gene encoding WRKY transcription factor 22-like; protein product: MEVDWDLHAVVRGCNTTAANTTVTNSATASFKDGFDAQSLFSSFATCEQAAPLFSLINPFEARNAIEELHDLYKPFFPKSNPISPKSSVVSGKPISSFPSMAASRDQAFVKQLQQQPKRSLAPSVTTSSTTNTPRSKRRKNQQKRVCQVPEEGLSSDVWAWRKYGQKPIKGSPYPRGYYRCSSSKGCLARKQVERHRSDPGMFIVTYTAEHNHPAPTHRNSLAGSTRQKPVTPQGQTTTSTTTSDSNKPPSSSSSEKPTFSSSSPTTSLEVEKELVPQSANTERRELELDMLEDEEEEKNLGFSDVGISDDFFVGLEGFASGENISENFPVNFGLPWVANSAANDAGGI